Proteins encoded by one window of Scatophagus argus isolate fScaArg1 chromosome 4, fScaArg1.pri, whole genome shotgun sequence:
- the mtx3 gene encoding metaxin-3 isoform X1 — MTQNMAAAMELRCWGGDWGLPSVHTESLIVLAYAKFSGAKITVSPIDWTWKTLTATVPELLCEDSAVQEPTQILSFLRKHRFNADYELSARQGADTMAYIALLEEKLRPALLHTFWVDAENYANVTRPWFASRSPFPLNFLVPSRHANTALSRILLTKGEAPLHRITEVEGKIYSDAKECLNLLSYRLGSANYFFGNSPTSLDAFVFGFVAPLYKASLPSSSLQSHLRQLDNITCFCDNILAVYFSSDHPCPPPPVQETMDANLKKLTQLVNKESNLIEKMDDNLRSSPQHKPHKPDPKHSLASEKSSTPA, encoded by the exons ATGACTCAAAACATGGCGGCTGCCATGGAGCTGAGATGCTGGGGAGGAGACTGGGGTTTGCCTTCTGTCCACACCGAGTCTCTGATAGTTCTG GCATACGCCAAGTTTTCTGGGGCAAAAATCACAGTTTCTCCAATAGACTGGACATGGAAAACCCTAACAG CGACAGTCCCAGAGTTACTTTGTGAAGACTCTGCAGTTCAAGAACCTACACAAATTCTCAGCTTTCTGAGGAAACAT AGGTTTAATGCAGACTATGAGCTATCAGCCAGACAAGGAGCAGACACCATGGCGTACATCGCTCTACTTGAAGAGAAACTACGACCAGCTCTG TTGCACACTTTCTGGGTGGATGCAGAAAACTACGCCAATGTGACACGGCCGTGGTTTGCTTCACGGTCGCCGTTCCCTCTTAACTTTCTGGTCCCCAGTCGCCATGCCAACACTGCCCTTTCCCGCATCCTTCTGACCAAAGGGGAGGCACCGCTACACAGAATCACTGAGGTGGAGGGAAAG ATCTACAGTGATGCTAAAGAGTGCCTGAATCTTCTCTCCTACAGACTGGGATCAGCAAACTACTTCTTTGGCAACTC gccGACCAGTCTGGACGCCTTTGTGTTCGGTTTTGTGGCTCCACTTTACAAAGCCAGTCTCCCCAGCAGCTCTCTGCAGAGCCACCTCAGACAGCTGGACAACATCACATGCTTCTGTGACAACATCCTCGCAGTCTACTTCAGCTCGGACCACCCTT gtcctcctccacctgttcaGGAAACAATGGATGCCAACCTCAAGAAACTAACGCAGCTTGTAAATAAAGAGTCCAACCTGATAGAGAAG ATGGACGACAACCTCCGCAGCAGCCCTCAGCACAAACCCCACAAACCAGACCCCAAACACAGTCTGGCCAGTGAGAAGAGCTCCACCCCTGCCTAA
- the mtx3 gene encoding metaxin-3 isoform X2: protein MAYAKFSGAKITVSPIDWTWKTLTATVPELLCEDSAVQEPTQILSFLRKHRFNADYELSARQGADTMAYIALLEEKLRPALLHTFWVDAENYANVTRPWFASRSPFPLNFLVPSRHANTALSRILLTKGEAPLHRITEVEGKIYSDAKECLNLLSYRLGSANYFFGNSPTSLDAFVFGFVAPLYKASLPSSSLQSHLRQLDNITCFCDNILAVYFSSDHPCPPPPVQETMDANLKKLTQLVNKESNLIEKMDDNLRSSPQHKPHKPDPKHSLASEKSSTPA, encoded by the exons ATG GCATACGCCAAGTTTTCTGGGGCAAAAATCACAGTTTCTCCAATAGACTGGACATGGAAAACCCTAACAG CGACAGTCCCAGAGTTACTTTGTGAAGACTCTGCAGTTCAAGAACCTACACAAATTCTCAGCTTTCTGAGGAAACAT AGGTTTAATGCAGACTATGAGCTATCAGCCAGACAAGGAGCAGACACCATGGCGTACATCGCTCTACTTGAAGAGAAACTACGACCAGCTCTG TTGCACACTTTCTGGGTGGATGCAGAAAACTACGCCAATGTGACACGGCCGTGGTTTGCTTCACGGTCGCCGTTCCCTCTTAACTTTCTGGTCCCCAGTCGCCATGCCAACACTGCCCTTTCCCGCATCCTTCTGACCAAAGGGGAGGCACCGCTACACAGAATCACTGAGGTGGAGGGAAAG ATCTACAGTGATGCTAAAGAGTGCCTGAATCTTCTCTCCTACAGACTGGGATCAGCAAACTACTTCTTTGGCAACTC gccGACCAGTCTGGACGCCTTTGTGTTCGGTTTTGTGGCTCCACTTTACAAAGCCAGTCTCCCCAGCAGCTCTCTGCAGAGCCACCTCAGACAGCTGGACAACATCACATGCTTCTGTGACAACATCCTCGCAGTCTACTTCAGCTCGGACCACCCTT gtcctcctccacctgttcaGGAAACAATGGATGCCAACCTCAAGAAACTAACGCAGCTTGTAAATAAAGAGTCCAACCTGATAGAGAAG ATGGACGACAACCTCCGCAGCAGCCCTCAGCACAAACCCCACAAACCAGACCCCAAACACAGTCTGGCCAGTGAGAAGAGCTCCACCCCTGCCTAA
- the mtx3 gene encoding metaxin-3 isoform X3, producing the protein MTQNMAAAMELRCWGGDWGLPSVHTESLIVLAYAKFSGAKITVSPIDWTWKTLTATVPELLCEDSAVQEPTQILSFLRKHRFNADYELSARQGADTMAYIALLEEKLRPALLHTFWVDAENYANVTRPWFASRSPFPLNFLVPSRHANTALSRILLTKGEAPLHRITEVEGKIYSDAKECLNLLSYRLGSANYFFGNSPTSLDAFVFGFVAPLYKASLPSSSLQSHLRQLDNITCFCDNILAVYFSSDHPYGRQPPQQPSAQTPQTRPQTQSGQ; encoded by the exons ATGACTCAAAACATGGCGGCTGCCATGGAGCTGAGATGCTGGGGAGGAGACTGGGGTTTGCCTTCTGTCCACACCGAGTCTCTGATAGTTCTG GCATACGCCAAGTTTTCTGGGGCAAAAATCACAGTTTCTCCAATAGACTGGACATGGAAAACCCTAACAG CGACAGTCCCAGAGTTACTTTGTGAAGACTCTGCAGTTCAAGAACCTACACAAATTCTCAGCTTTCTGAGGAAACAT AGGTTTAATGCAGACTATGAGCTATCAGCCAGACAAGGAGCAGACACCATGGCGTACATCGCTCTACTTGAAGAGAAACTACGACCAGCTCTG TTGCACACTTTCTGGGTGGATGCAGAAAACTACGCCAATGTGACACGGCCGTGGTTTGCTTCACGGTCGCCGTTCCCTCTTAACTTTCTGGTCCCCAGTCGCCATGCCAACACTGCCCTTTCCCGCATCCTTCTGACCAAAGGGGAGGCACCGCTACACAGAATCACTGAGGTGGAGGGAAAG ATCTACAGTGATGCTAAAGAGTGCCTGAATCTTCTCTCCTACAGACTGGGATCAGCAAACTACTTCTTTGGCAACTC gccGACCAGTCTGGACGCCTTTGTGTTCGGTTTTGTGGCTCCACTTTACAAAGCCAGTCTCCCCAGCAGCTCTCTGCAGAGCCACCTCAGACAGCTGGACAACATCACATGCTTCTGTGACAACATCCTCGCAGTCTACTTCAGCTCGGACCACCCTT ATGGACGACAACCTCCGCAGCAGCCCTCAGCACAAACCCCACAAACCAGACCCCAAACACAGTCTGGCCAGTGA